AAAGAAAGTTTAAGGTATTTCTAGTTTGTGGACAGATCCGAAGTCCACTGGAGATTTAAAAGCTTCTTCATAGGGAGTTCCGTGTTGTTTACAAAGAACGGCACGGATCGGCCCTGAATGACAAACAACGATTAAAGAAGTAAGGGGCCTATTGTTTGTCCTTTCCCATTCCTTTCGTAATATTCCGCCTTCTTTCCAATCTTCCATAAAAGAATTCATTCTTAAGATTAGATCAGTAAAAGCCTCTCCACCTGGAGTTTTGGCATTCACAAAGTCTTTCATCCAAGGGATTGTGTCTTTTCTTGGAATGTTTTCCCAAAGTTTACCATCCCAATCACCAAAATTCATTTCCCACAAACGTTCGTCAGTTGGTATTGCGGAAGGTTCCTTCGGTTTTAGATTGTATTTAGCTAAGAGAGCAGACGATAATTTTAAAGCGCGCGGCGCCGGACTAGAAAGAAAATGATCAAAGTTTGGCGGTAGATAAGAGAAAGTGGAATCGGCAGTATCTTCTACTGGGTATTTGAGAGGAAAATCAGTTCGACCATAACAAGTTCCTTTGGGAGCAGTGGTTTCCGGATGGCGGATTAAATAGAGATCCATAAAAAAACTCCTGATATCCAGATACAAGTTTCAACCACTTGTTGGACGGCACCCAAACAATCTCCGGTAAATCCATCGATCCAACGTTTCATAAGGGAATACATGTAATATAGACTGGGAAGGATAAAAACCAAACTCATTAAAAAATAAGGATGTTGGAAAGTTAATGTAATAAACGGAAATAGGCCTGCAATACTTGCAAATAGAGTTTGTGCCCAAGTGATTTCTTTTGCCATTGGTTTTGCATATCCTTCTTCTTTGGCATAAGGAAGTAATTTCATCATAAAGATGGAAAAAAAACGACTCAGGCTATGTGCTGTTATAAAGTACAACCAAATAGTGATAAGGTTATCGTAGCCAGGTAATGACCACTGGTTCCAGTGCATTTCTTTGTTTACGAGTGATTCGGAAGCACCGAGGATTTTTAAAACTAATAATAAAGAAATCCCTGCAGCTCCAAAACTTCCTACACGGCTATCTTTCATAATCCTAAGAATATCTTCTCTTTTCCAACCGCCACCAATCCCGTCACAAAAATCAGAGAATCCATCTTCATGAAAAGCTCCCGTGAGGATTAACAAAAATCCTAAAGAAATGACAAAGGAAATGGTGGGACCAAAGAATAATTGGAAACTCATAAAAACAAACCATTGTAAGGTCCCGAGTATAATCCCAACAGTAGGTGAATATTTGATTGATTTATGTAACCATTCTTCTTGAAAACCAATCCAATGAGGAGCTGGAATTCTAGAAAGAAAAGATAAACAAACAAAGAATAAACGGATTTCTGTTATAAAAAATTGCATGGAAAACTTTATTTTGAGTCTGAATTACTAACACCTGCATCTGCAAAGGAAGCCATTTCATTTAGAAATTTTACACTCAGTTCAATGAGAGGGTAAGCTGCAAGGGCACCGCTTCCCTCACCTAAACGAAGGTTCAATCTAAGGAGTGGTTTTATTTTCCAATGTTCTAAAACAACTGTATGGCCTTCTTCTTCAGATAGATGCGAAAAAATGGCATAATATTTTACTGTTGGATTTAGAGCAAAAGCAATTGCAAATGCAGCTGTTGCAATAAAACCATCCACAACAAATGTTTTTCTCTGTGCAGCCGCTCCAATCATAGCACCAGCCATCATTCCAATTTCAAATCCACCAAATTCAGAAAGTACTTCTATCGGATCTTTTAGTTTTCCTGTTCTTTGGAATGCTTCTGAAAGGATTTTGAATTTATTTTCTTTTGCGTTGTTATTTAAACCCGTACCTCGTCCAACAAGTTTTCTCAATGGAATATCTGTTAGATGAGATAGAACGATGGATGCTGCAGAAGTATTTCCAATACCCATTTCACCGAACAAAAATATATTGGTTGGTTCATATTTTGTTTCATTAAGTAATTCGATTCCACATAAAATCGCATCTTTTGCTTCTTCTTGCGACATGGCTTTCGATTTTAAAAAGTTGGATGTACCTTTTCGAATTTTTCTTTGGATGAGACGTGGAGTGTCGTTTTCCCAGTCATGGTCAACACCAGCATCAACAACTTCAACATCGATATGACTGTGTTTGGCGAAGACATTGGCACAGGCTCCACCGGATAAAAAATTTAAAACCATCTGCCAAGTAACATCCTTTGGATATAAGGAAACCGGTTCTTCTGTGATTCCATGGTCTCCGGCAAAAAGAATGAGTTTAGGATTTTTTAGCTCTGGGGAAAGGGTATTTTGGATTTCTGCCAATTGCATGGCGATTGTCTCTAAATCACCAAGGGAACCCAGAGGTTTGGTTTTATTGTCTATTTTACTGCGAATTGAACTTCGCAAAACATCGGTTAAGGGGGAAATGGAGGGTAGGGAAAATGGGGACATAGACAAAACCAATCTAAACAAAGCGGTATCAGCTTCCATCGTTTTTGGGCTTGGACGGGACGGGGAGGTTTGGGAATTGGTTATTTGGGCCGAAAAAAATCCGAATTTCTTCCCTTCGGGCGCTTTACGTAGGAACCCATCAGCGTTACTATGTCACCAAGCCATGGAAGATTTCGCACACCTACATTTGCACACTACCTATTCCATGTTGGATGGAGCCATACGGATCAGCGATTTGATGAAACGTGTAAAGGAACTTGGCATGAGTTCTGTTGCCATCACTGACCATGGAAACATGTACGGTGCCATTGAGTTTTATAAAGAAGCAGTCAAAAACGATGTCAAACCCATCATCGGTTGTGAGTTTTATGTAACTCCTTCTCGTAGTGCGGAAACCGAATTAGATGAAATTGCTGACGGTGGTGCTTACCATATCATTTTACTTTGTAAAAATGAAATTGGTTATAGAAATATTATCAAATTGGCGAGCCGATCATTTACAGAAGGGTTTTATCGTAAACCACGGATTGATTATGATTTATTGGAAAGGTATAGCGAAGGCCTTGTATGTTTAACAGCTTGCCTAGCTGGTGAAGTTAACCGAAAGATCTTAGAAGGAAAAGAAGATAAGGCTTATGCGTTAGCTGGTCGATTACATGAAATTTTTCGCAAAGAAGATTTTTATTTGGAAATCCAAGATCATGGAATTCCGGAACAGCGGATCGTTGCAGAAGCTGTTATGGGATTTTCAAAACGAACAGGTATTCCGCTAGTACTTACAAACGATTCCCACTTTCTCACAAAGGATGATAGAGAAGCCCAAGATATTTTACTTCGTATCGGAATGCGTAAAAACATCGATGATGAAATGCGCTTCGGATTCAATGAAAACTTTTATGTAAAGTCTCCAGCGGAAATGTTTAACATTTTCCCTGACCATAAAGATGCATTCTATAATACATTAGCCATTCGTGATAAATGTTCTCTTAATTTTCAATTTGGGAATCCACTTTTACCTCCTTTTGAAGTTCCACCTGGTTTCGATACTGATAGTTATTTAGAAAAACTGGTTTGGGAAGGAATTAAGGAAAAATATCTGGACATAACTCCTGTTGTACGAGAAAGAACTGAATACGAAATGCAAACCATTCGTAACATGCATTTCGCAGGATACTTTCTTATCGTTCAAGATTATATTAATTTTGCAAGGCGTGCTGGAATTCCAGTAGGCCCGGGACGTGGTTCTGCAGCGGGTTCTATTATTGCGTATGCCCTTGGTATTACTAATGTCGATCCCATTCGATACAATTTACTTTTTGAAAGATTTCTCAATCCGGACAGAAAGGATATGCCTGATATTGATACGGACTTTTGTGTAGAAAGACGAGAGGAAGTCATTAATTATATCAAACATCGGTATGGTGAAAATCGGGTTGGTCAAATCATTACCTTTGGATCTCTTGCTGCAAAAGCTGCCATCAAAGATGTGGCTCGTGTTTTTAATGTTCCATTTTCCGAAGTGAATGAGATGAGTAAACTTTTTCCCAAAAAATTGGGAATTACCATCCAGGAAGCGGTAGATACATCTAAAGATCTTCGTGATATTGCTGAAAAATCAGATATAAATAAAAAAGTTTTTTATATCGCGCAAAAACTGGAAGGTAACTACCGTCAGGTGGGACGTCATGCAGCGGGTGTTGTCATTGCACCTACGGCACTCGAAGAAATTGTTCCTTTATCCACAGTCAGTGAACCTGGTAGGGACGGACGTTCTATCGTCACTCAGTACGACAAAAATATGTCGGAACAAGTGGGACTCATTAAGATGGATATCTTAGGCCTAAAAAACTTAACTACCATCCATCATGCAACTAAACTCATTGAAAAACGTCATGGTCTCCTTCTTGATTTAGATAAAATTCCTTTAGATGATGCGGCCACTTTTAGTTTGTTACGAAAAGCAAATGTTCTTGGGATATTCCAGTTAGATTCTTCTTCTGGAATTCGTGACCTTTTTGCCAAGGCACAAGTTCAAAAATTCGAAGAGATCGCCGCCTTGCTTGCGTTATATCGTCCGGGTCCAATGGGATCGGGAATGTTGGATGACTATTTAGATCGTAAAAACGGGAAAAAGAAGGTGGTTTTCCCTCACGAAAGTTTGGCCGAAGTTTTGGGTGAAACATATGGGGTTGTTGTTTATCAAGAGCAGGTAATGGGTATTTCTCGGATTATGGGTGGATACTCTGTGGGAGACTCGGATGTTCTTCGTAAGGCGATGGCCAAAAAAGACAAATCAAAACTTCCTGCGTTGAAAGAAAAATTTGTCAAAGGTGCCATCGAAAAAAAGATCAATGAAAAACTAGCCATTGAACTTTTTGAACAATTAGAAAAATTTGGTGAGTATGGTTTTAACAAATCGCACTCGGTTGCTTATGCTTTTGTAACATATCAAACTGCCTTCCTTAAGGCCAATTATTCCATTGAATACTTAACCGCTCTTTTATCGGGAGATCATTCTAAAATTACTGATGTGGTCAAATACATCAACAATGCTAAAGAAATGGGAATTCGAATATTGGGCCCCGATGTCAAAGAGTCAGGGATCTCCTTTGAAATCACCGATGACAAAACGGTAAGATTTGGACTTTCTTCCATTAAGGGTGTGGGGGAGTTGGCTGCAGAAAATATCATTACCAATAGAAATTCAATCGGTGGTTACAAACAGTTAGGTGACTTTACAAAGAAATTAGATACAAGGCTCGCAAACAAAAAAGTACTCGAATCTCTTGCTCAAGGTGGAGCTTTTGACTCCTTCGGGTATACGAGAAAAACAATTTCTGAATCAACCGATATCATTCTAAATTATGCTAACAAAAAACAGGCGGAAGAAAAAGAAGGCCAATTTTCTTTGTTTGGTGGTGCCAACGGTGGTGGTGAGGAAGATCTTAATCTACCCAAAGATGGTATCGAATGGAATGGAGACGAATTACTTAGAAGGGAAAAAGAAACAACCGGTTTGTACCTCTCCGGCCATCCACTTGATAAATTTACTGAACAATTAAAAACATTAAAACCAACGACCATTGAAAATCTGGAAGAGGTTCGCCCGAAATCAAAAGTAGAAATTGCTGGGGTTCTTTCCAAA
This genomic interval from Leptospira perdikensis contains the following:
- a CDS encoding histidine phosphatase family protein, whose product is MDLYLIRHPETTAPKGTCYGRTDFPLKYPVEDTADSTFSYLPPNFDHFLSSPAPRALKLSSALLAKYNLKPKEPSAIPTDERLWEMNFGDWDGKLWENIPRKDTIPWMKDFVNAKTPGGEAFTDLILRMNSFMEDWKEGGILRKEWERTNNRPLTSLIVVCHSGPIRAVLCKQHGTPYEEAFKSPVDFGSVHKLEIP
- a CDS encoding adenosylcobinamide-GDP ribazoletransferase is translated as MQFFITEIRLFFVCLSFLSRIPAPHWIGFQEEWLHKSIKYSPTVGIILGTLQWFVFMSFQLFFGPTISFVISLGFLLILTGAFHEDGFSDFCDGIGGGWKREDILRIMKDSRVGSFGAAGISLLLVLKILGASESLVNKEMHWNQWSLPGYDNLITIWLYFITAHSLSRFFSIFMMKLLPYAKEEGYAKPMAKEITWAQTLFASIAGLFPFITLTFQHPYFLMSLVFILPSLYYMYSLMKRWIDGFTGDCLGAVQQVVETCIWISGVFLWISI
- the cobT gene encoding nicotinate-nucleotide--dimethylbenzimidazole phosphoribosyltransferase, with translation MSPFSLPSISPLTDVLRSSIRSKIDNKTKPLGSLGDLETIAMQLAEIQNTLSPELKNPKLILFAGDHGITEEPVSLYPKDVTWQMVLNFLSGGACANVFAKHSHIDVEVVDAGVDHDWENDTPRLIQRKIRKGTSNFLKSKAMSQEEAKDAILCGIELLNETKYEPTNIFLFGEMGIGNTSAASIVLSHLTDIPLRKLVGRGTGLNNNAKENKFKILSEAFQRTGKLKDPIEVLSEFGGFEIGMMAGAMIGAAAQRKTFVVDGFIATAAFAIAFALNPTVKYYAIFSHLSEEEGHTVVLEHWKIKPLLRLNLRLGEGSGALAAYPLIELSVKFLNEMASFADAGVSNSDSK
- the dnaE gene encoding DNA polymerase III subunit alpha — translated: MEDFAHLHLHTTYSMLDGAIRISDLMKRVKELGMSSVAITDHGNMYGAIEFYKEAVKNDVKPIIGCEFYVTPSRSAETELDEIADGGAYHIILLCKNEIGYRNIIKLASRSFTEGFYRKPRIDYDLLERYSEGLVCLTACLAGEVNRKILEGKEDKAYALAGRLHEIFRKEDFYLEIQDHGIPEQRIVAEAVMGFSKRTGIPLVLTNDSHFLTKDDREAQDILLRIGMRKNIDDEMRFGFNENFYVKSPAEMFNIFPDHKDAFYNTLAIRDKCSLNFQFGNPLLPPFEVPPGFDTDSYLEKLVWEGIKEKYLDITPVVRERTEYEMQTIRNMHFAGYFLIVQDYINFARRAGIPVGPGRGSAAGSIIAYALGITNVDPIRYNLLFERFLNPDRKDMPDIDTDFCVERREEVINYIKHRYGENRVGQIITFGSLAAKAAIKDVARVFNVPFSEVNEMSKLFPKKLGITIQEAVDTSKDLRDIAEKSDINKKVFYIAQKLEGNYRQVGRHAAGVVIAPTALEEIVPLSTVSEPGRDGRSIVTQYDKNMSEQVGLIKMDILGLKNLTTIHHATKLIEKRHGLLLDLDKIPLDDAATFSLLRKANVLGIFQLDSSSGIRDLFAKAQVQKFEEIAALLALYRPGPMGSGMLDDYLDRKNGKKKVVFPHESLAEVLGETYGVVVYQEQVMGISRIMGGYSVGDSDVLRKAMAKKDKSKLPALKEKFVKGAIEKKINEKLAIELFEQLEKFGEYGFNKSHSVAYAFVTYQTAFLKANYSIEYLTALLSGDHSKITDVVKYINNAKEMGIRILGPDVKESGISFEITDDKTVRFGLSSIKGVGELAAENIITNRNSIGGYKQLGDFTKKLDTRLANKKVLESLAQGGAFDSFGYTRKTISESTDIILNYANKKQAEEKEGQFSLFGGANGGGEEDLNLPKDGIEWNGDELLRREKETTGLYLSGHPLDKFTEQLKTLKPTTIENLEEVRPKSKVEIAGVLSKKVVKLTKKKEEFVNFMIEDQTGEIECVAFPKTYAEFKHLFTEDNTVFIRGILERLDADESELKGQIIVNKLEELNSVTIEKKMEKTLHLTINMLEEKNRDVILKLQDVLSVHRGASSVFFHLVGKDDEKKVIRAHDHFSIEITSDLMKMLTDILGKGAVRYTVGEEVRIFG